One region of Xylanimonas ulmi genomic DNA includes:
- the nrdE gene encoding class 1b ribonucleoside-diphosphate reductase subunit alpha, with the protein MGTVLATTTDLGVSASAAGAAPAAAQGVQLDYHALNAMLNLYGADGKIQFDKDREAARQYFLQHVNPNTVEFDTLEAKLAYLVENKYYEAAVLDKYSPAFVKELFQLAYSKDFRFETFLGAFKYYTSYTLKTFDGKRYLERFEDRVSMVALGLGDGDEQLARDIVEEVVAGRFQPATPTFLNIGKAQRGEPVSCFLLRIEDNMESIARGINSALQLSKRGGGVALLLSNIREHGAPIKHIENQSSGVIPVMKLLEDSFSYANQLGARQGAGAVYLHAHHPDILRFLDTKRENADEKIRIKTLSLGVVVPDVTFELAKANKDMHLFSPYDVERVYGVPFADISISEKYDELVADDRIRKTTISARDFFQTLAELQFESGYPYIMFEDTVNKANPIKGRITHSNLCSEILQVSTPSTFNEDLSYAHIGRDISCNLGSLNIAKAMDSPDFSKTIDTAIRALTAVSDQTSIESVPSVKLANEMGHAIGLGQMNLHGYLARERVFYGSDEGVDFTNIYFYTVAYHAIAASNRLAIERGRAFGGFEDSKYATGEYFDKYTEQEWRPATERVARIFADAGVAIPTQDDWRALKASVMEHGIYNQNLQAVPPTGSISYINNSTSSIHPVPAKIEIRKEGKLGRVYYPAPYMTNDNLEYYQDAYEIGFEKIIDTYAAATQHVDQGLSLTLFFKDTVTTRDVNRAQIYAWRKGIKTLYYIRLRQLALEGTSVEDCVSCML; encoded by the coding sequence ATGGGGACGGTTTTGGCAACGACAACTGATCTCGGCGTGAGCGCGTCGGCCGCGGGGGCGGCGCCCGCGGCTGCGCAGGGCGTCCAGCTCGACTACCACGCGCTCAACGCGATGTTGAACCTGTACGGCGCGGACGGGAAGATCCAGTTCGACAAGGACCGCGAGGCGGCCCGCCAGTACTTCCTGCAGCACGTCAACCCGAACACGGTCGAGTTCGACACGCTCGAGGCCAAGCTCGCCTACCTCGTCGAGAACAAGTACTACGAGGCCGCGGTGCTGGACAAGTACTCGCCGGCCTTCGTCAAGGAGCTGTTCCAGCTCGCGTACTCGAAGGACTTCCGTTTCGAGACGTTCCTGGGAGCGTTCAAGTACTACACGTCCTACACGCTCAAGACGTTCGACGGAAAGCGGTACCTCGAGCGCTTCGAGGACCGCGTCTCTATGGTCGCCCTCGGCCTGGGCGACGGCGACGAACAGCTCGCGCGCGACATCGTCGAGGAGGTCGTGGCCGGACGCTTCCAGCCCGCGACTCCGACGTTCCTCAACATCGGCAAGGCGCAGCGCGGCGAGCCCGTGTCCTGCTTCCTGCTGCGCATCGAGGACAACATGGAGTCGATCGCGCGCGGCATCAACTCGGCGCTTCAGCTGTCCAAGCGCGGCGGCGGTGTGGCGCTGCTGCTGAGCAACATCCGCGAGCACGGCGCGCCCATCAAGCACATCGAGAACCAGTCCTCGGGCGTCATCCCGGTGATGAAGCTGCTGGAGGACTCGTTCAGCTACGCCAACCAGCTCGGCGCGCGCCAGGGCGCGGGCGCGGTGTACCTGCACGCGCACCACCCCGACATCCTGCGGTTCCTCGACACCAAGCGGGAGAACGCGGACGAGAAGATCCGCATCAAGACGCTGTCGCTCGGCGTCGTGGTCCCCGACGTCACGTTCGAGCTCGCCAAGGCGAACAAGGACATGCACCTGTTCTCGCCGTACGACGTCGAGCGCGTGTACGGCGTGCCGTTCGCCGACATCTCGATCTCGGAGAAGTACGACGAGCTCGTCGCCGACGACCGCATCCGCAAGACGACGATCAGCGCCCGCGACTTCTTCCAGACGCTCGCCGAGCTGCAGTTCGAGTCGGGCTACCCGTACATCATGTTCGAGGACACGGTGAACAAGGCGAACCCGATCAAGGGCCGCATCACCCACTCGAACCTGTGCTCGGAGATCCTCCAGGTCTCGACGCCGTCGACGTTCAACGAGGACCTGTCGTACGCGCACATCGGGCGTGACATCTCGTGCAACCTCGGCTCGCTCAACATCGCCAAGGCGATGGACTCGCCCGACTTCAGCAAGACGATCGACACCGCGATCCGCGCGCTGACGGCCGTGAGCGACCAGACGTCGATCGAGTCGGTGCCCTCGGTCAAGCTCGCCAACGAGATGGGCCACGCCATCGGCCTGGGCCAGATGAACCTGCACGGCTACCTCGCCCGTGAGCGCGTGTTCTACGGCTCCGACGAGGGCGTCGACTTCACCAACATCTACTTCTACACGGTCGCGTACCACGCGATCGCGGCCTCCAACCGCCTCGCGATCGAGCGCGGCCGGGCGTTCGGCGGCTTCGAGGACTCGAAGTACGCGACGGGGGAGTACTTCGACAAGTACACCGAGCAGGAGTGGCGGCCCGCCACCGAGCGCGTCGCGCGGATCTTCGCCGACGCCGGGGTCGCCATCCCGACACAGGACGACTGGCGCGCGCTCAAGGCCTCCGTCATGGAGCACGGCATCTACAACCAGAACCTCCAGGCCGTGCCGCCCACGGGCTCGATCAGCTATATCAACAACTCGACGTCGTCGATCCACCCGGTGCCGGCCAAGATCGAGATCCGCAAGGAGGGCAAGCTGGGCCGCGTCTACTACCCGGCGCCCTACATGACGAACGACAACCTGGAGTACTACCAGGACGCGTACGAGATCGGGTTCGAGAAGATCATCGACACGTACGCCGCCGCGACGCAGCACGTCGACCAGGGCCTGTCGCTGACGCTGTTCTTCAAGGACACCGTCACCACCCGCGACGTCAACCGCGCTCAGATCTACGCGTGGCGCAAGGGCATCAAGACGCTCTACTACATCCGCCTGCGCCAGCTCGCACTGGAGGGGACGTCGGTCGAGGACTGCGTCTCCTGCATGCTCTGA
- the nrdF gene encoding class 1b ribonucleoside-diphosphate reductase subunit beta → MAPTGKLKLIDRVTAINWNRLEDEKDLEVWDRLVGNFWLPEKVPVSNDIQSWATLNEAEKLMTTRVFTGLTLLDTIQGTVGAVSLIPDALTPHEEAVYTNIAFMESVHAKSYSSIFSTLISTKEIDEAFAWSEQNPNLQRKAEIVLEYYRGDDPLKRKVASTMLESFLFYSGFYAPMYWSSRAKLTNTADLIRLIIRDEAVHGYYIGYKFQKGLQRVTQAEQDEIKAYTFELLFELYENEVEYTEALYGELGLTEDVKKFLRYNANKALMNLGYEALFPKEETDVNPAILAALSPNADENHDFFSGSGSSYVIGKAVDTTDDDWDF, encoded by the coding sequence ATGGCACCCACCGGCAAGCTCAAGCTCATCGACCGCGTGACGGCGATCAACTGGAACCGGCTCGAGGACGAGAAGGACCTTGAGGTCTGGGACCGACTGGTCGGCAACTTCTGGCTGCCCGAGAAGGTTCCGGTGTCCAACGACATCCAGTCGTGGGCCACGCTCAACGAGGCTGAGAAGCTCATGACCACGCGCGTGTTCACGGGCCTGACGCTGCTGGACACCATCCAGGGCACGGTCGGCGCAGTCTCGCTCATCCCCGACGCGCTGACGCCGCACGAGGAGGCGGTGTACACCAACATCGCGTTCATGGAGAGCGTCCACGCGAAGTCGTACTCCTCGATCTTCTCGACCCTCATCTCCACCAAGGAGATCGACGAGGCGTTCGCGTGGTCGGAGCAGAACCCGAACCTGCAGCGCAAGGCCGAGATCGTGCTGGAGTACTACCGGGGCGACGACCCGCTCAAGCGCAAGGTCGCCTCGACCATGCTCGAGTCGTTCCTGTTCTACTCGGGCTTCTACGCGCCCATGTACTGGTCCAGCCGGGCGAAGCTGACCAACACGGCCGACCTGATCCGCCTCATCATCCGCGACGAGGCCGTGCACGGGTACTACATCGGCTACAAGTTCCAGAAGGGCCTGCAGCGCGTCACACAGGCCGAGCAGGACGAGATCAAGGCCTACACGTTCGAGTTGCTCTTCGAGCTGTACGAGAACGAGGTCGAGTACACCGAGGCGCTCTACGGTGAGCTGGGCCTGACCGAGGACGTCAAGAAGTTCCTGCGGTACAACGCCAACAAGGCCCTGATGAACCTGGGCTACGAGGCGCTGTTCCCCAAGGAGGAGACGGACGTCAACCCGGCGATCCTCGCGGCGCTGAGCCCGAACGCGGACGAGAACCACGACTTCTTCTCGGGGTCGGGCTCGTCGTACGTCATCGGCAAGGCCGTCGACACGACCGACGACGACTGGGACTTCTGA
- a CDS encoding MFS transporter has product MALPAPDAVATVTATRAYPTLRAAWIPMLALCMAFFVEMVDNTLLSIALPTIGRDLGAGTTDLQWVTGAYSLTFGGLLLTAGSVADRFGRRRVLQVGLTLFGLISLLVVWVDTPAHLIALRAALGVPAAMMAPITNSLVFRLFDSAVVRRQAITVMIVVGMSGFVLGPLLGGTALAHVRWEWLLAVNAPIALLALLGVRLGVGVDDPAGLTHDRLDLPGALLSVVAIGLACYTATAGVDHGWTSPVTIGSAVGAVAAVVGFIARERTAPTPMLDLVAFRDGAVRGAAIAQVGTAIAMAGVMFSLILHYQYAFGWSPLKAGLANLPFIITMVAANPISEALGRRLGNRVACLVGAVLLAGALGGLAWAVEHGYLAISVFVVVFTVGMRTVMTTCAVALVDAMPENRTSMATALNDTAQEVGSSLGTAVVGTLIATLVTAALPAGAWNPALVERFFGGERIAFTVLAVAVGALVAWGVASLPGRHAAIER; this is encoded by the coding sequence ATGGCTCTGCCCGCACCCGACGCCGTGGCGACCGTCACGGCCACTCGCGCCTATCCGACCCTGCGCGCCGCGTGGATCCCGATGCTCGCGCTGTGCATGGCGTTCTTCGTCGAGATGGTCGACAACACTCTGCTGTCGATCGCGCTGCCCACCATCGGGCGCGACCTCGGCGCGGGCACCACCGACCTTCAGTGGGTCACCGGGGCCTACTCGCTCACGTTCGGCGGGCTCTTGCTGACGGCGGGCTCCGTGGCCGACCGGTTCGGTCGACGCCGCGTGCTGCAGGTCGGCCTGACGCTGTTCGGCCTGATCAGCCTGCTGGTCGTCTGGGTCGACACCCCGGCGCACCTCATCGCCCTGCGCGCCGCCCTCGGCGTCCCGGCCGCGATGATGGCCCCGATCACCAACTCGCTGGTGTTCCGCCTCTTCGACTCCGCCGTCGTCCGCCGCCAGGCGATCACCGTGATGATCGTCGTCGGGATGAGCGGGTTCGTCCTCGGCCCGCTGCTCGGCGGGACCGCCCTGGCGCACGTGCGCTGGGAGTGGCTGCTGGCGGTCAACGCGCCCATCGCCCTGCTCGCCCTCCTCGGAGTGAGGCTCGGCGTCGGCGTCGACGACCCGGCGGGCCTGACCCACGACCGGCTCGACCTTCCCGGGGCGCTGCTGTCCGTCGTCGCGATCGGGCTGGCGTGCTACACCGCCACGGCCGGCGTCGACCACGGGTGGACCTCTCCGGTCACGATCGGCTCGGCGGTCGGCGCCGTGGCCGCCGTCGTGGGCTTCATCGCGCGCGAACGCACCGCCCCGACTCCGATGCTCGACCTCGTCGCTTTCCGCGACGGCGCCGTCCGCGGAGCGGCGATCGCCCAGGTCGGCACGGCCATCGCCATGGCCGGGGTGATGTTCTCCCTCATCCTCCACTACCAGTACGCCTTCGGCTGGAGCCCTCTCAAGGCAGGGCTGGCCAACCTGCCCTTCATCATCACGATGGTCGCGGCCAACCCCATCTCGGAAGCCCTCGGACGCAGGCTCGGCAACCGGGTCGCCTGCCTCGTTGGCGCAGTCCTGCTCGCCGGCGCCCTCGGCGGGCTCGCCTGGGCGGTCGAGCATGGCTACCTCGCGATCTCGGTCTTCGTGGTGGTCTTCACCGTCGGGATGCGCACCGTGATGACCACGTGCGCCGTCGCGCTCGTGGACGCCATGCCCGAGAACCGCACATCGATGGCCACAGCCCTCAACGACACCGCCCAGGAGGTCGGCTCCAGCCTGGGCACCGCCGTCGTCGGCACCCTCATCGCCACCCTCGTCACCGCCGCGCTGCCTGCCGGGGCGTGGAACCCCGCCCTGGTCGAGAGGTTCTTCGGCGGCGAGCGCATCGCCTTCACCGTGCTCGCCGTCGCCGTCGGCGCACTCGTCGCCTGGGGCGTGGCGTCCCTGCCCGGCAGGCACGCAGCCATCGAGCGCTGA
- a CDS encoding TetR/AcrR family transcriptional regulator, producing the protein MTSPAAAPSPSAARSDGRRRAALSLDAILTEAIALLDADGEAALTFRALAARLGGGVASIYWYVETKDDLLAKAADRTLESVLEATAGFTSAPDPVDDLREIATAFYRALDARPWLAQFFMRDTGGQPNATRFYEHLGQQVLRLGLTPRQSLDAVSAILGFTIGTAADLGRRGGAERGERDAERVATAAAVWRELPSDEYPFVAYIVEEFARHDDAEQVRAGLNLLLAGLRLQASG; encoded by the coding sequence ATGACCTCGCCCGCCGCCGCCCCGTCGCCGTCGGCCGCGCGATCGGACGGCCGCCGTCGAGCCGCCCTGTCCCTCGACGCGATCCTCACCGAGGCGATCGCCCTGCTCGACGCGGACGGTGAGGCCGCTCTCACCTTCCGCGCGCTGGCCGCTCGCCTCGGCGGTGGGGTGGCGAGCATCTACTGGTACGTCGAGACCAAAGACGACCTGCTCGCCAAGGCGGCCGACCGCACGCTCGAATCCGTCCTCGAGGCGACCGCGGGCTTCACCTCGGCGCCCGACCCCGTCGACGACTTGCGCGAGATCGCCACCGCGTTCTACCGCGCGCTCGACGCGCGCCCGTGGCTCGCCCAGTTCTTCATGCGCGACACCGGCGGGCAGCCGAACGCCACCCGCTTCTACGAGCACCTCGGCCAGCAGGTGCTACGACTGGGGCTGACGCCCCGGCAGAGCCTCGACGCCGTCTCGGCGATTCTCGGGTTCACCATCGGCACCGCAGCCGACCTCGGCCGGCGCGGTGGCGCCGAGCGCGGGGAGCGCGACGCCGAACGGGTGGCGACGGCGGCGGCCGTGTGGCGTGAGCTGCCGAGCGACGAATACCCGTTTGTCGCCTACATCGTCGAGGAGTTCGCGCGCCACGACGACGCGGAGCAGGTTCGCGCCGGCCTCAACCTGCTCCTCGCCGGGCTCCGGCTCCAGGCGTCCGGCTGA
- a CDS encoding universal stress protein, whose product MADHPQPAVDRMVEPVGHAIVAGVAPGQDELVPLTAVAWARAVRAPMVHFAYADVSRYAVEEHPDGTVTHAPIDPDTADVDWQQTAAGLRSHLERVLAGADVPWRFVYLAGRPDRALTHLARAVDAAAIVVGTRAPGGAGRLREAIEGSVAVHLAQHQHRPVLTVPLSVVDWKETRAPWQ is encoded by the coding sequence GTGGCCGACCACCCGCAGCCCGCCGTCGACCGGATGGTCGAGCCCGTGGGGCACGCCATCGTGGCGGGAGTCGCGCCCGGACAGGACGAGCTCGTCCCCCTCACCGCCGTCGCCTGGGCGCGTGCCGTGCGCGCCCCGATGGTCCACTTCGCCTACGCGGACGTGTCCCGGTACGCCGTCGAGGAGCATCCGGATGGGACGGTGACCCACGCGCCGATCGACCCCGACACGGCTGACGTCGACTGGCAGCAGACGGCGGCGGGTCTGCGCTCCCATCTGGAGCGGGTGCTGGCTGGCGCCGACGTGCCGTGGCGGTTCGTCTACCTCGCGGGCCGGCCCGACCGCGCGTTGACCCACCTGGCGCGGGCTGTCGACGCCGCGGCGATCGTGGTGGGCACGCGCGCCCCCGGCGGCGCCGGGCGCCTGCGCGAGGCGATCGAGGGGTCGGTGGCCGTGCACCTGGCCCAACACCAGCACCGCCCCGTGCTCACGGTGCCGTTGAGTGTCGTGGACTGGAAGGAGACGCGGGCGCCGTGGCAGTGA
- a CDS encoding fluoride efflux transporter FluC, with protein MAVTRGGASTLASAGLVALGGCVGVAARYGLEERFPASPGAWPWTTFWINVVGSLLLGALLETLLRTGPDDGWRRTARLGCGTGVMGGFTTYSTFAVETVRLAEGGQVWLGVGYALASVALGILAAVVGIGVAAGLWRRATGMQAPSRAGGHA; from the coding sequence GTGGCAGTGACGCGAGGAGGCGCGAGCACGCTGGCCTCCGCGGGCCTGGTCGCGCTCGGGGGCTGCGTGGGCGTGGCCGCGCGGTACGGGTTGGAGGAGCGGTTCCCCGCGTCGCCTGGCGCGTGGCCGTGGACGACGTTCTGGATCAACGTCGTCGGGTCGCTCCTGCTCGGGGCGCTGCTGGAGACCCTGTTGCGGACCGGGCCCGACGACGGCTGGCGGCGCACGGCGCGCCTGGGCTGCGGCACCGGGGTCATGGGCGGGTTCACCACCTACAGCACCTTCGCCGTCGAGACGGTGCGGCTGGCCGAGGGCGGGCAGGTGTGGCTGGGCGTCGGCTACGCGCTCGCGAGCGTCGCCCTCGGGATCCTGGCCGCCGTCGTCGGCATCGGCGTGGCGGCGGGCCTCTGGCGGCGGGCGACCGGCATGCAAGCCCCGAGCCGGGCAGGAGGCCACGCATGA
- a CDS encoding fluoride efflux transporter FluC, with protein sequence MITALLVLAGGLGAAARFLADTAIARHNRLSLPVGTFAVNLSACLLLGLLTGWALAHPGHDGVRAVLGVGFLGGYSTFSTASVEAARLALAGRSLVALVHPALMAVACLAAAALGIGLVAG encoded by the coding sequence ATGATCACGGCCCTGCTGGTGCTCGCCGGCGGCCTGGGCGCCGCCGCCCGCTTCCTGGCCGACACCGCGATCGCTCGCCACAACCGCCTGTCGCTGCCCGTGGGCACCTTCGCGGTCAATCTGTCGGCGTGCCTCCTGCTCGGGCTGCTGACGGGATGGGCGTTGGCGCACCCCGGGCACGACGGGGTTCGCGCGGTGCTCGGGGTCGGGTTCCTCGGCGGGTACTCGACCTTCAGCACGGCGAGCGTCGAGGCCGCGCGGCTCGCGTTGGCTGGGCGCAGCCTCGTCGCGCTCGTGCATCCGGCGCTGATGGCAGTCGCCTGCCTGGCCGCCGCCGCCCTCGGGATCGGTCTGGTCGCGGGCTGA
- a CDS encoding DUF2510 domain-containing protein, whose translation MARRGQPYVTVTVRTQKQAERLVRAGWEVVAQSGRESWVWGSDLQITLRRPNPRFRGAAPSSAHSHTGIVVGWFPDQRGEPGVAWYWDGTAWAQRRAKLR comes from the coding sequence ATGGCCCGCAGGGGCCAGCCCTATGTGACGGTGACCGTCCGCACACAGAAGCAGGCCGAGAGGCTCGTGCGCGCGGGGTGGGAGGTGGTGGCGCAGTCCGGCAGAGAGAGTTGGGTCTGGGGCTCGGACCTACAGATCACGCTGCGGCGGCCGAACCCACGGTTCCGTGGCGCGGCGCCATCGAGCGCGCACTCGCACACCGGGATCGTGGTGGGCTGGTTCCCGGATCAGCGGGGCGAGCCTGGTGTGGCCTGGTACTGGGACGGCACGGCGTGGGCGCAGCGGCGAGCGAAACTTAGGTAA
- a CDS encoding siderophore-interacting protein: protein MSYKDARKVTGLYQAEVVRAERISPHLVRVTVGGDGVARMPRRGFDHWVRLFLPTAGEQTAWDKLPERFGVGGYLRYLASASGTRPVLRAYTVREHRPEIGELDIDFVAHGDDGVAGPWAQRAQPGERVALLDQGVGFDPAPGADFHLLVGDESAMPAICGILRDLPHDARGLAIVEIPDEADAQKVDAPTGVEVRWLPRADPHARPGRLALAELTQFVPQDPQRLAAHLIGEQALPTEGRRHLVSLGAPKRNITFIGYWRHGKAAA from the coding sequence GTGTCGTACAAGGACGCTCGCAAGGTCACCGGCCTCTACCAGGCCGAGGTGGTGCGCGCTGAGCGGATCAGCCCGCACCTGGTCCGCGTCACGGTGGGCGGTGACGGGGTGGCGCGGATGCCGCGGCGCGGGTTCGACCACTGGGTCCGCCTCTTCCTGCCCACCGCGGGCGAGCAGACGGCGTGGGACAAGTTGCCCGAGCGGTTCGGGGTGGGCGGCTATCTCAGGTACCTCGCGAGCGCGTCCGGGACCCGCCCGGTCCTGCGCGCGTACACGGTGCGCGAGCACCGCCCGGAGATCGGCGAGCTTGACATCGACTTCGTCGCCCACGGCGACGACGGCGTCGCGGGGCCCTGGGCGCAGCGGGCCCAGCCGGGGGAGCGGGTCGCGTTGCTCGACCAGGGCGTGGGGTTCGACCCCGCGCCCGGGGCCGACTTCCACCTGCTGGTGGGCGACGAGTCCGCGATGCCGGCCATCTGCGGGATTCTGCGCGACCTGCCCCACGACGCTCGGGGTCTGGCGATCGTCGAGATCCCCGATGAGGCCGACGCGCAGAAGGTCGACGCGCCGACGGGGGTCGAGGTGCGCTGGCTGCCGCGCGCCGACCCGCACGCCCGGCCGGGGCGGCTCGCGTTGGCCGAGCTCACGCAGTTCGTCCCCCAGGACCCGCAGCGGCTCGCGGCGCATCTGATCGGCGAGCAGGCGCTGCCCACCGAGGGCCGCCGCCACCTGGTCTCGCTGGGGGCGCCGAAGCGCAACATCACCTTTATCGGCTACTGGCGCCACGGCAAGGCCGCGGCCTGA
- a CDS encoding DUF1540 domain-containing protein has translation MTTLQEMPSVAECTVAGCGFNHDSGCHAAAVTIGGAACATFIPLDAKGGLASVLAHVGACQRLECRFNDNLECSAEAIRVGAGSSDATADCLTFAV, from the coding sequence ATGACCACCCTGCAGGAGATGCCGTCCGTCGCCGAGTGCACGGTCGCAGGCTGCGGCTTCAACCACGACTCCGGCTGCCACGCCGCGGCGGTCACCATCGGCGGCGCGGCGTGCGCCACCTTCATCCCGCTCGACGCCAAGGGCGGTCTGGCGTCGGTGCTCGCGCACGTCGGCGCCTGCCAGCGCCTGGAGTGCCGGTTCAACGACAACCTGGAGTGCTCCGCCGAGGCCATCCGCGTGGGCGCCGGATCGAGCGACGCGACCGCCGACTGCCTGACCTTCGCCGTCTGA
- the feoB gene encoding ferrous iron transport protein B produces MSCHSPSGAVTLEAPVGKSLVTVALVGNPNVGKSTLFNALTGARQAVMNAPGTTVELQTGTWRSLSKATDAKVALIDLPGTYSLVAHSPDEQITADALAGAGSLPVPDVALVLLDATALARSLAVLKQVIDSGATVVAAVCMLDVASGRQVRPDLSALALAAGVRVVGIDPRSGKGLSELTRVVAEAIDGDTCPCCASDSCEPDCDCCAADRGAQAGPDDLDAVLDAEIARFDWVERVLAAAHPSHAQQRAVRTLSDRVDRVLLHPAAGIPVFLAVMWAVFQLTTVVAAPLIDGVSGFFDGPVADWLGGWLPGPAWVHGLAVDGVLAGVGTVLSFVPLLALIFVAIGVLEDSGYLARAAFVADRALRTIGLDGRAMVPLVVGFGCNVPAMTATRTMPDARRRLLTGLLVPFTSCPARLVVFVLVAGVFFPDNAGTVVFAMYVLSALLVVLGGLALRSTLFRDLKQGRALAIALPAYQRPRLRVLVMSAWTRVVSFVKSAGGIIAGTLVVVWILTAIPVTGGHQVADVPIHDSAYGRLADGIAPVLAPAGLDDWHISAALTTGFVAKEVVVGALAQSYAVDEPEEGAPAGALGAHLRDTLEASSGGHGVAAALAFMVFVLAYTPCLATVGEQKRVFGAKWTFSAVAVQLAVAWALAALVFQVGRLIW; encoded by the coding sequence ATGAGCTGCCACAGCCCGTCCGGCGCGGTCACGCTCGAGGCGCCGGTCGGCAAGTCGCTGGTCACGGTCGCGCTGGTGGGCAACCCGAACGTGGGCAAGTCGACGCTGTTCAACGCCCTGACCGGCGCGCGCCAGGCCGTGATGAACGCGCCCGGCACCACGGTCGAGCTACAGACCGGCACGTGGCGCTCGCTGAGCAAGGCGACCGACGCCAAGGTCGCGCTGATCGACCTGCCGGGCACCTACTCGCTGGTCGCCCACTCCCCCGACGAGCAGATCACCGCCGACGCGCTGGCCGGGGCCGGGTCGCTGCCCGTCCCAGACGTCGCGCTGGTGCTGCTCGACGCCACGGCGCTGGCCCGCTCACTCGCGGTGCTCAAGCAGGTCATCGACTCGGGCGCCACCGTCGTCGCGGCCGTGTGCATGCTCGACGTCGCCTCCGGGCGGCAGGTGCGCCCCGACCTGTCGGCGCTCGCGCTGGCGGCCGGTGTCCGCGTGGTCGGCATCGACCCCCGCTCCGGCAAGGGTCTGAGCGAGCTGACGCGGGTGGTGGCCGAGGCGATCGACGGAGACACCTGCCCGTGCTGCGCCTCGGACTCGTGCGAGCCCGACTGTGACTGCTGCGCCGCCGACCGCGGCGCGCAGGCCGGGCCCGACGATCTCGACGCCGTGTTGGACGCCGAGATCGCCCGGTTCGACTGGGTCGAGCGGGTCCTGGCGGCGGCGCACCCCTCGCACGCCCAGCAGCGCGCGGTGCGCACCCTCTCGGACCGGGTGGACCGCGTGCTGCTGCACCCGGCCGCCGGCATCCCGGTCTTCCTCGCGGTCATGTGGGCCGTCTTCCAGCTCACGACGGTCGTCGCCGCCCCGCTGATCGACGGGGTCAGCGGGTTCTTCGACGGACCCGTGGCCGACTGGCTCGGCGGCTGGCTGCCTGGTCCCGCGTGGGTCCACGGGCTCGCGGTCGACGGCGTGCTCGCCGGCGTGGGCACCGTGCTGTCGTTCGTGCCGCTGCTCGCGCTGATCTTCGTCGCGATCGGCGTGCTGGAGGACTCGGGCTACCTCGCCCGGGCGGCGTTCGTCGCCGACCGCGCCCTGCGGACCATCGGCCTCGACGGGCGCGCCATGGTGCCGCTGGTCGTGGGCTTCGGCTGCAACGTGCCGGCGATGACCGCCACCCGGACCATGCCCGACGCGCGACGCCGTCTGCTGACCGGGTTGCTCGTCCCATTCACCTCGTGCCCCGCGCGCCTGGTCGTGTTCGTGCTGGTCGCCGGGGTGTTCTTCCCCGACAACGCGGGCACCGTGGTCTTCGCCATGTACGTGCTGTCCGCGCTGCTGGTGGTGCTTGGCGGGCTCGCGCTGCGCTCGACGCTGTTCCGCGACCTCAAGCAGGGTCGGGCCCTGGCCATCGCACTACCCGCCTACCAGCGCCCGCGCCTGAGGGTGCTGGTCATGTCGGCCTGGACCCGGGTCGTGTCATTCGTCAAGAGCGCGGGCGGCATCATCGCCGGCACGCTCGTGGTCGTGTGGATCCTGACCGCGATCCCCGTCACCGGCGGGCACCAGGTCGCCGACGTGCCGATCCACGACTCGGCGTACGGGCGCCTGGCCGACGGCATCGCCCCCGTCCTGGCTCCCGCCGGGCTCGACGACTGGCATATCTCGGCCGCCCTGACCACCGGGTTCGTCGCCAAGGAGGTCGTCGTCGGAGCGCTCGCCCAGTCCTACGCCGTCGACGAGCCCGAGGAGGGCGCCCCCGCCGGAGCCCTGGGCGCGCATCTGCGCGACACGCTCGAGGCGTCGTCGGGCGGGCACGGCGTGGCCGCCGCGCTCGCGTTCATGGTCTTCGTGCTCGCCTATACCCCGTGTCTGGCGACGGTTGGCGAGCAGAAGCGGGTGTTCGGCGCGAAGTGGACCTTCTCGGCGGTCGCCGTCCAGCTCGCGGTCGCCTGGGCGCTGGCGGCGCTCGTCTTCCAGGTCGGCAGGCTGATCTGGTGA
- a CDS encoding FeoA family protein — protein sequence MDLRACPTDRLAVVRTVGLIDDDRLRLRNLGVREGAVVEVVNRSPFGACVLALGADRVALDAATCARIEVEVGS from the coding sequence ATGGACCTTCGCGCGTGTCCCACGGACCGGCTCGCCGTCGTGCGAACCGTGGGCCTGATCGACGACGACCGGCTCCGACTGCGCAACCTCGGCGTCCGCGAGGGCGCCGTCGTCGAAGTGGTCAACCGCAGTCCCTTCGGCGCGTGCGTGCTCGCGCTCGGCGCCGACCGGGTCGCGCTCGACGCCGCGACCTGCGCCCGCATCGAGGTCGAGGTGGGCTCATGA